A window of Argopecten irradians isolate NY chromosome 1, Ai_NY, whole genome shotgun sequence contains these coding sequences:
- the LOC138311091 gene encoding polypeptide N-acetylgalactosaminyltransferase 10-like — protein sequence MVGLWKRSVHKKIKIILAVALVVGMAPVLFRINKDTSVSVISGDIPPRDPIAVTGIGKSVENRKQPSDNSFEIDEPTERKLYSYSDIIKDFNISLYKDIDPSRFFVNVTKTHETSVNRKVLDTRPGECASIVYKLTSLPAASIVIPVYNEPWSTLERLLNSVINNSPKLLLHEIIIIEDQSNLEHLGAPFDKYVEQFSFMHLHRTKERLGTMKTRVLGTELAKADVVVFLDSHTEVNIGWLEPLLFEISQNKTAIVQPSTDVVDAQTFEYRKYFDNNMRGHFKWNMAYHFVPLPPKQMEEVKAQPTKSFDSPAIVGCAFAVNRKYFLDIGGLDTGMRTWGGEDVELSIRVWLCGGSMKISPCSRVGHIFKIDHPFKWDYSELVSNNRRTAEMWLGDYRKYFYYFNAGFAKPPNDSDKFDIMDPIKKRFKCKDFSWLIRNVFPELEVPPEGAIYFGTLRKENSGCFSPSDTEKLQSYPLLAPADCFLYYKARNFALLENGRLMIDGKCVNVKKDSLVVGPCRSGVAKWSYKDKLLMYTNGKGSKCATQAFKGDNSKNVQIIKLIACESSSQVSKWEFGNKIFKD from the coding sequence atggTCGGGCTCTGGAAGAGATCTGTCCATAAAAAAATTAAGATCATTCTCGCTGTGGCCTTGGTGGTTGGCATGGCGCCGGTTTTGTTCCGGATTAACAAAGACACCAGTGTATCGGTGATATCCGGAGATATCCCTCCCCGGGACCCCATTGCTGTCACAGGTATTGGAAAATCAGTGGAAAATCGGAAGCAGCCATCAGACAACAGTTTTGAAATAGATGAACCAACCGAAAGAAAGCTTTACAGTTATTCGGACATTATCAAGGACTTTAACATTTCCCTATACAAGGACATAGATCCATCTCGCTTCTTTGTTAACGTTACCAAAACTCACGAGACGTCAGTGAACAGGAAAGTATTGGACACACGTCCTGGGGAATGTGCCTCGATTGTATACAAGCTGACGTCACTTCCCGCTGCCTCCATAGTAATACCAGTCTATAACGAGCCATGGTCGACGCTGGAGAGGCTCCTTAACAGTGTAATCAACAATTCCCCTAAACTGCTTCTACACGAAATCATCATCATAGAAGATCAGAGTAACTTAGAACATCTTGGGGCTCCATTTGATAAATATGTGGAGCAATTCTCTTTCATGCATCTCCATAGAACAAAAGAAAGATTAGGAACAATGAAGACAAGAGTGTTGGGTACTGAGTTGGCTAAAGCGGACGTAGTTGTTTTCTTGGATTCACATACGGAAGTTAATATCGGCTGGCTTGAACCCTTACTGTTCGAAATAAGTCAAAACAAAACTGCAATCGTGCAACCATCAACTGATGTTGTGGACGCACAAACATTCGAATATCGGAAGTACTTTGATAACAATATGAGAGGCCATTTTAAATGGAATATGGCTTATCATTTTGTCCCATTACCCCCAAAGCAAATGGAAGAGGTTAAAGCACAGCCAACCAAATCTTTCGACTCTCCCGCCATTGTAGGGTGTGCGTTTGCAGTGAACCGGAAGTACTTCCTTGATATCGGAGGACTTGATACGGGCATGCGCACTTGGGGCGGAGAGGACGTAGAGCTGTCTATCAGAGTTTGGCTTTGTGGCGGAAGTATGAAAATCTCACCGTGTTCTCGTGTTggtcatattttcaaaatagacCATCCTTTTAAATGGGATTATAGCGAGCTTGTGTCCAACAACAGACGCACAGCTGAGATGTGGCTCGGTGACTACAGGAAATATTTCTACTATTTCAATGCTGGATTTGCAAAACCTCCGAATGATTCAGATAAATTTGATATCATGGATCCAATCAAAAAGAGATTTAAATGTAAAGACTTCAGTTGGCTCATTCGGAACGTTTTCCCCGAGCTTGAAGTCCCACCGGAAGGTGCTATATATTTTGGAACGCTGCGTAAGGAGAATTCCGGATGTTTCAGTCCATCTGATACAGAGAAACTACAATCATATCCTTTACTAGCTCCTGCCGATTGTTTTTTGTACTACAAGGCAAGGAACTTTGCTCTGCTTGAAAACGGCCGTTTAATGATCGACGGCAAATGTGTCAATGTAAAGAAGGACTCGCTGGTAGTGGGCCCCTGTAGATCTGGGGTCGCCAAGTGGAGTTACAAAGACAAGCTACTAATGTATACCAATGGAAAAGGCTCTAAATGTGCAACACAGGCGTTCAAGGGCGATAACTCCAAGAATGTGCAGATCATAAAATTAATAGCATGTGAAAGTTCAAGCCAGGTGTCAAAGTGGGAGTttggtaataaaatattcaaggACTAA
- the LOC138306794 gene encoding uncharacterized protein has translation MASVHSKERSQPALHFRPRRTSFRQYNITVQRQSHWAYTPSWMEKVQKTRQEMIDNLNAARLKEQLYLNRRRCDSRGSRHSASPLGSPRMLNFLQAAAMDGSTAEHRDLEQQYQELRNKMFPPKSREKTQESQKEEPLESDNQPKTPKTKKTRFKDIPQHHRTSRARDVSDSASSAPSTGRTYHHFQVPVAQLLESDALGSDHFLKHLNCVKQLARRYRRGNRRYRHIAHKLEIQDI, from the coding sequence ATGGCTTCGGTGCACTCTAAGGAGCGGTCTCAGCCTGCTCTACACTTCCGGCCGCGAAGGACATCTTTTCGCCAGTATAATATCACTGTACAGCGACAAAGTCATTGGGCCTACACACCATCCTGGATGGAGAAAGTACAGAAAACTCGTCAGGAAATGATAGACAATTTAAATGCTGCAAGACTCAAGGAGCAGTTGTACTTAAACAGACGGCGCTGTGACAGTCGTGGGAGTCGTCACAGTGCCTCTCCCTTAGGGAGTCCCCGAATGTTAAATTTCCTACAGGCGGCCGCCATGGACGGAAGTACCGCTGAACACAGGGACTTAGAGCAGCAATATCAAGAATTACGAAATAAAATGTTTCCACCTAAAAGTCGTGAAAAAACACAGGAATCGCAGAAAGAGGAACCGCTTGAGAGTGATAATCAGCCAAAAACTCCCAAAACCAAGAAAACGAGATTTAAAGACATTCCTCAGCATCACCGAACATCACGTGCCCGTGATGTTTCTGATTCTGCATCAAGCGCGCCGTCTACCGGACGGACGTACCATCATTTCCAGGTACCAGTAGCTCAGTTGCTCGAATCCGACGCTCTGGGGTCAGACCACTTTCTGAAACATTTAAATTGTGTGAAACAATTAGCACGTCGTTATCGGCGGGGTAATCGACGATACCGCCATATCGCCCACAAGTTGGAAATACAGGATATTTGA